The following coding sequences are from one Sulfurirhabdus autotrophica window:
- a CDS encoding GIY-YIG nuclease family protein, whose translation MSNSSIMKSDWFCYLVQCADDTFYTGITNDLDKRMAAHNNGTASKYTRCRLPVHLVYSEPHCDRSSASKREAQIKKLPRAKKLVLIETVNGI comes from the coding sequence GTGAGTAACTCGTCAATAATGAAAAGTGATTGGTTTTGTTACTTGGTGCAATGCGCTGATGATACGTTTTATACAGGGATTACTAATGATCTGGATAAGCGTATGGCGGCGCATAATAATGGGACGGCTTCTAAATATACACGTTGTCGTTTGCCTGTGCATTTGGTTTATTCTGAACCTCATTGTGATCGCAGTAGCGCAAGTAAACGAGAAGCACAAATCAAAAAATTACCTCGTGCTAAAAAGCTTGTATTGATTGAAACTGTAAACGGCATATAG
- the glyQ gene encoding glycine--tRNA ligase subunit alpha, with the protein MLTFQEIILTLQNYWAKQGCVLLQPYDMEMGAGTFHTATFLRSLGPEPWKAAYVQPSRRPKDGRYGENPNRLQHYYQFQVVLKPSPANIQDLYLESLRALGVDTGVHDIRFVEDDWESPSLGAWGLGWEVWLNGMEVTQFTYFQEVGGLKCKPVLGEITYGLERLAMYLQGVENVFDLTWTEGVTYGDVYHQNEVEQSRYNFEHSNVNWLFDQFNMFESEAKRLMEANLPLPGFEMVMKCSHTFNLLDARGAISVTERAAYIGRVRVLSRKVAQAYYDSREALGFPMLNKK; encoded by the coding sequence ATGTTGACCTTTCAAGAAATTATATTGACCCTGCAGAATTACTGGGCAAAACAGGGGTGTGTGCTGCTCCAGCCTTATGATATGGAAATGGGCGCAGGCACATTCCATACGGCCACTTTTTTGCGTTCGCTTGGCCCGGAGCCATGGAAAGCTGCTTACGTGCAGCCTTCACGTCGCCCAAAGGATGGTCGTTACGGTGAAAACCCTAATCGTTTGCAGCATTACTACCAGTTTCAGGTGGTACTGAAACCTTCCCCCGCGAACATTCAGGATTTGTATCTGGAATCCCTGCGTGCGCTTGGCGTCGATACCGGCGTGCACGATATCCGTTTTGTGGAAGATGACTGGGAATCGCCTTCTTTGGGTGCCTGGGGTTTGGGGTGGGAAGTCTGGCTGAATGGAATGGAGGTGACGCAATTCACTTATTTCCAGGAAGTCGGCGGCCTGAAATGCAAGCCGGTACTGGGTGAAATTACCTATGGTCTGGAGCGTTTGGCCATGTACCTGCAAGGCGTGGAAAATGTGTTCGACTTGACCTGGACGGAAGGGGTGACTTATGGCGATGTCTATCACCAGAACGAAGTGGAGCAATCCCGTTATAACTTCGAGCATAGCAATGTAAACTGGTTGTTTGATCAGTTCAATATGTTCGAATCCGAAGCCAAACGCCTGATGGAAGCAAATCTGCCATTGCCCGGATTCGAGATGGTGATGAAGTGTTCACATACTTTCAACCTGCTGGATGCCCGTGGTGCCATTTCCGTCACTGAACGCGCTGCCTACATCGGCCGGGTGCGCGTGCTGTCGAGAAAAGTGGCTCAGGCTTATTATGATTCTCGTGAAGCGCTTGGCTTCCCGATGTTAAACAAGAAGTAA